The Streptococcus oralis DNA window CCTTGAAAAATACGGTAAAATCAAGCACGAAGAAATGTTTGAAATCTTCAATATGGGTGTGGGACTCATGCTGGCAGTTAGCCCTGAAAATGTAGATCGTGTCAATGAATTACTGGATGAACCAGTCTATGAAATTGGTCGCATCGTCAAGAAAGAAAACGAAAGTGTCATTATCAAATGAAAAAAATAGCGGTTTTTGCCTCTGGTAATGGCTCAAATTTTCAGGTGATTGCCGAAGAGTTTCCGGTGGAGTTTGTCTTTTCAGACCATCGTGACGCCTATGTGCTCGAGCGTGCAGAAAAGCTCGGCGTCCTGTCCTATGCTTTTGAACTCAAAGAGTTTGAGAACAAGGCGGACTATGAAGCTGCTCTTGTCGAACTCTTGGAAGAGCACCAGATTGACTTGGTCTGCCTAGCAGGCTACATGAAAATCGTTGGGCCAACCTTATTGGCAGCCTATGAAGGCCGAATCATCAATATCCATCCAGCCTATCTGCCAGAATTTCCAGGAGCTCATGGGATTGAGGATGCTTGGGATGCTGGTGTTGCTGAGAGCGGCGTGACCATTCACTGGGTGGACTCTGGTGTAGATACAGGAAAGGTCATCAAACAAGTACGCGTACCACGTCTAGCTGATGATACCATCGAAAGCTTTGACGCTCGTATTCATGAGGCAGAGTACAAGTTGTATCCAGAGGTTATTAGAGAATTGTTAGATAAGTAAATGAAAGGAAATAACATGACTAAACGCGCCTTAATCAGCGTCTCAGACAAAGCGGGCATTGTTGAATTTGCCCAAGAACTTAAAAAACTCGGTTGGGAGATTATCTCGACAGGTGGGACAAAGGTTACCCTTGATAATGCTGGGGTGGAGACCATTGCAATTGATGATGTGACGGGCTTCCCAGAAATGATGGACGGCCGTGTCAAGACCCTTCACCCAAATATCCACGGTGGGCTCTTGGCTCGTCGTGATCTTGATAGCCACCTTCAAGCGGCCAAGGACAATAATATCGAATTGATTGACCTTGTGGTGGTAAACCTTTACCCATTCAAGGAAACGATTCTCAAACCAGATGTGACGTATGCAGATGCAGTGGAGAATATCGATATCGGTGGGCCGTCTATGCTTCGTTCAGCAGCTAAAAACCATGCCAGCGTGACGGTTGTGGTAGACCCTGGTGACTATGCAGTGGTTTTGGACGAATTGGCAACCAATGGTGAAACGACTTATGAAACGCGCCAACGTTTGGCAGCCAAGGTTTTCCGTCACACAGCAGCTTATGATGCCTTGATTGCAGAATACTTCACAGCTCAAGTGGGTGAAGCAAAACCAGAAAAACTCACTTTGACCTATGACCTCAAGCAAGCCATGCGCTATGGGGAAAATCCTCAACAGGATGCGGACTTCTATCAAAAAGCTTTGCCGACCGACTATTCGATTGCATCAGCGAAACAGCTCAACGGTAAGGAATTGTCCTTTAATAACATTCGTGACGCGGATGCGGCCATTCGTATTATTCGTGATTTCAAAGACCGTCCAACAGTGGTGGCTTTGAAACACATGAATCCGTGCGGTATCGGTCAAGCTGATGACATCGAGACTGCTTGGGACTATGCTTATGAGTCTGACCCAGTGTCTATCTTTGGTGGAATTGTCGTCCTTAACCGTGAGGTGGATGCTGCGACTGCTGAGAAGATGCACGGCGTTTTCCTTGAGATTATCATCGCACCTAGCTATACCGATGAAGCGCTAGCCATTTTGACCAACAAAAAGAAAAACTTGCGCATCCTAGCCTTGCCATTTGACGCTCAAGATGCTAGTGAGGTAGAGGCAGAATACACAGGTGTGGTTGGTGGTCTCCTTGTTCAAAATCAAGACGTGGTCAAGGAAAGCCCAGCTGACTGGCAAGTGGTGACCAAGCGCCAGCCAACCGAGACAGAAGCGACTGCTCTTGAATTTGCTTGGAAGGCTATCAAGTACGTCAAATCAAACGGAATCATCGTGACCGACGACCACATGACACTTGGCGTTGGGCCAGGTCAAACCAACCGAGTGGCTTCTGTTCGCATCGCCATTGAACAAGCCAAAGACCGTCTTGACGGTGCTGTCCTTGCTTCCGATGCCTTTTTCCCATTTGCGGATAACGTGGAAGAAATCGCCAAAGCAGGTATTAAGGCCATCATCCAGCCGGGTGGCTCAGTACGTGACCAAGAGTCTATCGAAGCAGCGGATAAATACGGCTTGACTATGGTCTTCACAGGAGTGAGACATTTTAGACATTAAAAGCAAAAGGGAAGAAAACAGTTTCTTTCCTTTTTTGGCTTAAAATGCTAAGTGAAACAAGATTAAAACGAACGTTTGTGTTATAATGTTAGTAAATAATTCGCAAAAGAGGTTGTAAGATGAAGCTGTTAGTTGTCGGTTCGGGTGGTCGTGAACATGCCATTGCTAAGAAATTGCTTGAATCAAAAGACGTTGAAAAAGTCTTTGTAGCTCCTGGAAATGATGGGATGACTCTGGATGGTCTGGCATTGGTAAATATCTCTATTTCCGAACATTCTAAATTGATTGAGTTTGCAAAAGCCAACGATATTGCTTGGTCCTTTATCGGGCCAGATGATGCCCTTGCGGCTGGGATTGTGGATGAGTTCAATGCAGCTGGTCTCAAAGCCTTTGGTCCGACAAGATTGGCAGCGGAGCTGGAGTGGTCCAAGGATTTTGCTAAGGAAATAATGGTCAAATACAGCGTTCCGACAGCAGCCTATGGCACATTTTCAGATTTCGAGGAGGCCAAGGCCTATATCGAGGAGAAATGCGCTCCTATCGTTGTCAAGGCGGATGGATTGGCTCTTGGGAAAGGTGTCGTCGTTGCCGAGACAGTCGAGCAAGCGGTCGAAGCCGCTCACGAGATGCTTTTGGACAATAAATTTGGTGACTCGGGGGCGCGAGTGGTCATCGAGGAATTCCTTGACGGAGAAGAGTTCTCTCTCTTTGCCTTTGTCAATGGGGACAAGTTCTACATCATGCCAACGGCTCAGGACCATAAACGTGCCTATGACGGTGACAAGGGCCCTAACACGGGTGGTATGGGAGCTTATGCGCCAGTTCCACACTTGCCACAGAGCGTGGTTGATACGGCGGTTGACACCATTGTCAAACCAGTCCTTGAAGGGATGATCAAAGAAGGCCGTCCGTATCTTGGTGTCCTCTACGCGGGGCTTATTTTGACAGCTGACGGTCCGAAGGTTATCGAGTTCAAC harbors:
- the purN gene encoding phosphoribosylglycinamide formyltransferase — its product is MKKIAVFASGNGSNFQVIAEEFPVEFVFSDHRDAYVLERAEKLGVLSYAFELKEFENKADYEAALVELLEEHQIDLVCLAGYMKIVGPTLLAAYEGRIINIHPAYLPEFPGAHGIEDAWDAGVAESGVTIHWVDSGVDTGKVIKQVRVPRLADDTIESFDARIHEAEYKLYPEVIRELLDK
- the purH gene encoding bifunctional phosphoribosylaminoimidazolecarboxamide formyltransferase/IMP cyclohydrolase, which gives rise to MTKRALISVSDKAGIVEFAQELKKLGWEIISTGGTKVTLDNAGVETIAIDDVTGFPEMMDGRVKTLHPNIHGGLLARRDLDSHLQAAKDNNIELIDLVVVNLYPFKETILKPDVTYADAVENIDIGGPSMLRSAAKNHASVTVVVDPGDYAVVLDELATNGETTYETRQRLAAKVFRHTAAYDALIAEYFTAQVGEAKPEKLTLTYDLKQAMRYGENPQQDADFYQKALPTDYSIASAKQLNGKELSFNNIRDADAAIRIIRDFKDRPTVVALKHMNPCGIGQADDIETAWDYAYESDPVSIFGGIVVLNREVDAATAEKMHGVFLEIIIAPSYTDEALAILTNKKKNLRILALPFDAQDASEVEAEYTGVVGGLLVQNQDVVKESPADWQVVTKRQPTETEATALEFAWKAIKYVKSNGIIVTDDHMTLGVGPGQTNRVASVRIAIEQAKDRLDGAVLASDAFFPFADNVEEIAKAGIKAIIQPGGSVRDQESIEAADKYGLTMVFTGVRHFRH
- the purD gene encoding phosphoribosylamine--glycine ligase, which encodes MKLLVVGSGGREHAIAKKLLESKDVEKVFVAPGNDGMTLDGLALVNISISEHSKLIEFAKANDIAWSFIGPDDALAAGIVDEFNAAGLKAFGPTRLAAELEWSKDFAKEIMVKYSVPTAAYGTFSDFEEAKAYIEEKCAPIVVKADGLALGKGVVVAETVEQAVEAAHEMLLDNKFGDSGARVVIEEFLDGEEFSLFAFVNGDKFYIMPTAQDHKRAYDGDKGPNTGGMGAYAPVPHLPQSVVDTAVDTIVKPVLEGMIKEGRPYLGVLYAGLILTADGPKVIEFNARFGDPETQIILPRLTSDFAQNITDILDSKEPNITWTDKGVTLGVVVASNGYPLDYEKGVELPAKTDGDIITYYAGAKFAENSRALLSNGGRVYMLVTTADTVKEAQNTIYQELSQQKTEGLFYRTDIGSKAIK